CGGTATAGCTTGTCCACCAACATTAAAGAAAAGATTGTTGCCTTCTTTCCTCAATGTATTGTAATTATTAAAATCTACAATATTTAGCCTATCAACATTTTGTCCATTTAAAGTAATATTTCCAAAATTATCAACAGAGATGTCACCTTCTGTCAGCCTTATAGGACCATTCTGTCCCATAACATTATATCCATCTTTTGTCACAAGGTATCCATTGCTATTTAATGTAAAAGAACCGTCTCTTGTATATCTCATACCTTGTGGTGTACTTATTTCAAAAAAGCCTGTCCCATCAATTGCAAAATCAAGCTTTCCTTTTGTTTCCTGAATAGCACCTTCTGAAAAATTCGTATTGAATGTATCTACAAGTATGCCATAATTCATACGACCTACATTGCCATCATATGGTACATTATCGCCGCCGCTTTTTGTCACCATAAAACCCGGAAAAGCTGATGTCACAACAGAGTCCTTTTTATATCCTGTTGTGTTGA
This portion of the Thermoanaerobacterium sp. RBIITD genome encodes:
- the flgF gene encoding flagellar basal-body rod protein FlgF, whose protein sequence is MLRGLYTASSGMIAQQKIMDVLSNNLANVNTTGYKKDSVVTSAFPGFMVTKSGGDNVPYDGNVGRMNYGILVDTFNTNFSEGAIQETKGKLDFAIDGTGFFEISTPQGMRYTRDGSFTLNSNGYLVTKDGYNVMGQNGPIRLTEGDISVDNFGNITLNGQNVDRLNIVDFNNYNTLRKEGNNLFFNVGGQAIPSNATIKQGYLEGSNVNSVDEMVNMINVMRIYEANQKIALAFDETLDKAVNEVGRV